The Hymenobacter sp. GOD-10R genome includes a window with the following:
- a CDS encoding TonB-dependent receptor — MKKLLILTLCLPLSLLTLAAPRSAVKHNPKTRGQSTTLKNAVATWQQKYHVKIAYNASLEDVAVVVVSTREFANVEAELAYSLSKNQLAYKKIKDDFFIITSKQSKSKLPPDAGLLEANEAGGITSLPRLRLALAAADRTVSGRVTDEKGDPIPGVTIVVRGTSRGGATDATGHYQLTVPEGATLVFSAVGLLRQEVSVGTRTTIDVTLRNDTQKLNEVVVIGYGQQSSKTVSTAITQVSGENIALQPVGTPGEALAAQAPGVEVQSDRGGTPGAPPSIRIRGGGSLGTNSDPLYVVDGYPLQDPSQFNLINPTDIESISILKDAASAAIYGSRAANGVVIVTTKRGKAGKTVFSISAYTGWQQISKQLKVLNRDEYIKYVQFHATARAYPAAPAATPFTNLDPSTLSDTDWQDEIYRVAKISNYQLSASGGSDRARFSVSGGYFQQDGILKGTDYERFNVRFNLDANLVPKLKIGVSVAPAYAVQDRQAAAGQFNGSNGSENNGTRGLPPVTQVAIVMPPTIPVFRPNGDYGQGYNGAERNPNGTAFYQANLFNPVAVLDLNQNQLKNYRLFGNSYLEWEPLEGLLLKTSGGLTLNVDEQHAYIPGTLATEVAPQANLSTPVLSSIFGRESQFVSVDYLWENTATYAKTLGNHSFTVLGLYSLQKFQARSTATSGRAGTFANALLDNPLASPDRVGELDYDQNAFLSYAGRVTYDYKKKYIASAALRSDASSRFGPNNRFATFPSASLAWRVSEEPFWQGLKSKVSELKLRASYGETGNANIGSFNYLNNIVGRNYSYGGVRTFGYVQNGFANPSLTWEKNKQTDLGLETGFLDDKFVLTLDYYSRITTGMLLQRDLPGIVGYANNFRTNAGKLQNRGLELGAVANLKVGAVKWTINGNISGNRSKVLDLGGPTAFPAEPANFGWNNVYQVKVGEPLGNMYGFKVLGIFKNAEDLANYPKNIAGDKIGNWIIQDTNGDGVVNESDRTKLGKGVPDFVYGLTQNLQYKNFDLSLILQGVQGIDVIQGNLRQFWGNAQFNTIRDVAFNMFDPTNPHEAKYPQPGAGGITPGNQLTDRTMFNASYLRVRNLTLGYTIQAALLQRAKLQSVRLYVTGQNLLTFTSYPGTNPETSINAGTFNNGTNSSLIRPGLDQGAYPASRTYTVGVNIGF; from the coding sequence GTTAAGCACAACCCGAAAACTCGGGGGCAGAGCACCACTCTGAAAAATGCCGTGGCTACTTGGCAGCAGAAATACCACGTCAAAATTGCCTACAATGCTAGCTTGGAAGACGTGGCTGTCGTCGTGGTGAGCACGCGGGAGTTTGCCAACGTGGAGGCCGAATTGGCCTATTCACTCAGCAAAAATCAGCTGGCGTATAAGAAAATCAAGGACGATTTTTTCATCATCACGAGTAAGCAAAGTAAGTCGAAGTTGCCGCCCGATGCAGGGTTGCTAGAGGCCAACGAGGCTGGCGGAATAACCTCGCTTCCCCGCCTTAGGCTTGCCCTTGCAGCTGCGGATAGAACAGTATCGGGGCGTGTGACCGATGAAAAAGGTGATCCTATTCCGGGGGTGACCATCGTGGTGAGGGGTACCTCACGCGGCGGCGCTACCGACGCAACGGGCCACTACCAACTCACGGTACCTGAAGGAGCTACGTTGGTGTTTAGCGCGGTTGGCTTGCTGCGGCAAGAGGTGAGCGTCGGCACCCGCACCACCATTGACGTGACGTTGCGCAACGACACGCAGAAACTCAATGAAGTAGTCGTGATTGGTTACGGACAGCAGTCGAGCAAGACGGTGTCTACGGCCATCACTCAAGTTTCGGGCGAAAACATTGCCCTGCAACCCGTTGGCACACCAGGCGAGGCGCTGGCCGCACAGGCGCCCGGCGTGGAAGTACAATCAGACCGTGGCGGCACGCCGGGGGCGCCTCCTTCCATTCGCATTCGGGGTGGAGGCTCGCTGGGCACAAACAGCGACCCGCTGTACGTGGTGGATGGCTACCCTTTGCAAGATCCGTCGCAGTTCAACCTGATCAACCCTACTGATATAGAGTCGATTTCTATCTTGAAAGACGCTGCTTCGGCGGCCATTTACGGCTCGCGGGCGGCTAACGGGGTAGTCATTGTGACCACTAAACGGGGCAAGGCCGGCAAAACGGTGTTCAGCATCTCTGCCTACACGGGCTGGCAGCAAATCAGCAAACAGCTGAAAGTGTTGAACCGGGACGAGTATATAAAGTACGTGCAGTTTCATGCCACCGCCCGAGCCTATCCTGCTGCGCCAGCGGCTACGCCCTTCACCAACCTTGATCCGAGCACCCTCTCGGACACGGACTGGCAAGATGAAATCTACCGCGTGGCGAAAATCAGCAACTACCAGCTTTCGGCCTCGGGCGGCTCCGACCGGGCTAGGTTTTCGGTTTCGGGTGGGTATTTTCAGCAGGATGGCATTCTGAAGGGCACTGACTATGAGCGCTTCAACGTACGTTTTAACCTTGATGCTAACCTAGTTCCCAAGCTAAAAATTGGTGTTTCGGTAGCTCCGGCTTACGCTGTGCAAGATCGGCAGGCCGCCGCCGGGCAGTTCAACGGCTCGAATGGCAGCGAGAATAACGGCACCCGTGGGCTGCCGCCCGTTACGCAGGTAGCCATCGTGATGCCGCCCACTATTCCGGTTTTTCGGCCGAACGGCGACTATGGCCAGGGCTACAACGGCGCCGAGCGCAACCCCAACGGCACGGCTTTTTACCAAGCCAACCTATTCAACCCCGTGGCTGTGCTGGACCTCAACCAAAACCAGCTCAAAAACTACCGTCTGTTTGGCAACAGCTACCTGGAATGGGAACCGCTCGAAGGATTGCTGCTGAAAACGTCCGGCGGCCTTACCCTCAACGTCGACGAGCAGCACGCTTATATACCCGGCACCCTAGCCACGGAAGTGGCACCGCAGGCCAACCTGTCCACCCCCGTGCTGTCCTCAATATTCGGACGCGAGTCGCAGTTTGTGTCGGTAGATTACCTGTGGGAGAACACCGCGACGTATGCGAAGACCCTAGGTAATCATAGCTTTACCGTGCTAGGGCTGTATTCGCTGCAAAAGTTTCAGGCGCGCTCCACGGCCACGTCCGGTCGCGCCGGCACCTTTGCCAATGCTTTATTAGATAATCCATTAGCCTCTCCGGACCGGGTAGGCGAACTGGATTATGACCAGAATGCCTTTTTATCGTATGCTGGGCGCGTCACCTACGATTACAAGAAAAAGTACATTGCCTCGGCTGCGCTGCGTAGCGACGCCTCTTCGCGTTTTGGGCCCAATAACCGCTTTGCCACGTTTCCGTCGGCGTCGCTGGCCTGGCGCGTCAGTGAGGAGCCTTTTTGGCAGGGGCTTAAGTCTAAAGTCAGCGAGCTTAAGCTGCGGGCTAGCTACGGCGAGACGGGCAACGCCAACATCGGCAGCTTCAATTACCTCAACAACATTGTGGGGCGCAACTACAGCTACGGCGGCGTGCGCACCTTTGGCTACGTGCAAAACGGCTTTGCCAACCCTAGCCTTACCTGGGAAAAGAACAAACAGACGGACCTAGGTCTGGAGACGGGCTTCTTGGACGATAAGTTTGTGCTAACTCTGGACTACTACAGCCGCATTACTACTGGCATGCTGCTGCAACGGGATTTGCCTGGCATTGTAGGTTATGCAAATAACTTCCGGACCAACGCCGGAAAACTACAAAACCGCGGCCTGGAGCTTGGAGCTGTGGCAAACTTGAAAGTGGGAGCGGTGAAGTGGACCATCAACGGCAACATTTCGGGCAACCGCTCAAAAGTGCTGGACCTAGGAGGACCAACAGCCTTTCCAGCTGAGCCAGCCAACTTCGGGTGGAACAACGTCTACCAGGTGAAGGTAGGCGAGCCGCTAGGCAATATGTATGGCTTCAAGGTATTAGGCATATTCAAGAACGCTGAAGACCTAGCTAATTACCCCAAAAACATAGCAGGCGATAAAATCGGAAACTGGATAATTCAGGACACGAACGGCGACGGCGTCGTTAATGAGAGCGACCGTACCAAGCTCGGCAAGGGCGTGCCCGACTTCGTGTACGGCCTAACCCAGAATCTACAATACAAGAACTTCGACCTGAGCCTGATTTTACAAGGGGTGCAGGGCATCGACGTCATTCAGGGCAACCTGCGGCAGTTTTGGGGCAACGCGCAGTTCAACACCATCCGCGACGTGGCTTTCAACATGTTCGACCCAACGAACCCACACGAGGCCAAGTACCCGCAGCCCGGCGCCGGTGGCATTACGCCCGGCAATCAGCTCACCGACAGGACGATGTTCAACGCCTCCTACCTGCGCGTGCGCAACCTGACGCTAGGCTATACCATTCAAGCGGCCTTGCTGCAGCGGGCTAAACTGCAATCGGTGCGCCTCTACGTGACGGGGCAAAACCTGCTCACGTTCACCAGCTACCCGGGCACCAACCCCGAGACGAGCATCAACGCCGGCACATTCAACAACGGCACGAACAGCTCGCTGATCCGGCCCGGCCTTGATCAGGGCGCTTATCCGGCCTCCCGCACCTACACGGTGGGCGTGAACATTGGGTTTTAA
- a CDS encoding RagB/SusD family nutrient uptake outer membrane protein, producing the protein MKRYIPSLPIGLLLMLVLVVSGCKKFVDLTPDNNIPVSGFYKTEGDIRTALTGTYGNLRGIYNGYYQYTELPSDNTRTFGESEVAQGPFDRLTWTPVTTAISGIWNDSYRTVANANSVLGRIDPIPFASEATKNQYIGEAKFLRALMYFNLVRFFGDVPLVLTEITTEQESYQYGRTPAAEVYAQIEKDLLEAEAVLPATYTGANIGRATKGAAQALLGKAYLQQKKWPQAEAKLAQVVNAGTYQILPDVTNVFGLGKDINAEIVFAVQYVASGFGEGNSFVHTFVPQPSGTSITFVTGNSTSVGTLDLYNAFEPGDVRRDAFLGVFVGAETYYWARKFIYPVTQQNEGENDWPVLRYADVLLMYAEALNNNGKTADALVQVNRIRTRAKLAAKPALSQADTQLAIEQERRVELCFEGHRWHDLIRWGKDVSTMQAFKAKYTALDPVNANLSPAPERRLFPIPTREIQLNPKLTQNPGY; encoded by the coding sequence ATGAAACGATATATTCCCTCTCTGCCTATTGGTCTGCTACTCATGCTGGTGCTTGTCGTCAGCGGCTGTAAGAAGTTCGTCGACCTCACGCCCGACAACAACATACCGGTTTCTGGCTTCTACAAAACCGAAGGGGACATTCGCACGGCGCTCACGGGCACCTACGGCAATTTGCGGGGCATCTATAACGGCTACTATCAGTATACCGAGCTGCCCTCGGATAATACGCGCACCTTCGGGGAAAGCGAAGTAGCTCAAGGTCCCTTCGACAGGCTCACGTGGACGCCCGTTACTACGGCTATTTCGGGTATTTGGAACGATAGCTACCGCACCGTGGCTAACGCCAACTCGGTGCTAGGGCGCATTGACCCGATTCCCTTTGCCAGCGAGGCGACCAAAAACCAGTACATCGGAGAAGCTAAGTTTTTGCGGGCTCTGATGTACTTCAATCTGGTGCGCTTCTTTGGCGACGTGCCTTTGGTGCTCACTGAAATCACCACCGAACAGGAGTCGTACCAATATGGCCGGACGCCAGCGGCCGAGGTGTACGCTCAGATAGAGAAAGATTTGCTCGAGGCCGAAGCGGTGCTGCCGGCTACGTATACCGGCGCCAACATTGGGCGGGCTACGAAAGGCGCCGCCCAAGCCCTGCTAGGCAAAGCCTATTTGCAGCAAAAGAAATGGCCGCAAGCCGAAGCCAAGCTAGCTCAAGTGGTTAACGCAGGCACCTACCAGATTTTACCCGACGTCACCAACGTGTTTGGGCTAGGCAAAGACATCAATGCTGAAATTGTGTTTGCCGTCCAGTACGTAGCTTCTGGGTTCGGGGAAGGTAACTCCTTCGTGCACACCTTCGTGCCGCAGCCGTCGGGCACGAGCATCACGTTCGTCACGGGCAACAGCACGAGCGTTGGAACCCTAGATCTATACAATGCCTTCGAACCCGGCGACGTGCGGCGAGATGCCTTCTTGGGCGTTTTTGTAGGAGCCGAAACCTACTACTGGGCCCGCAAATTCATCTACCCCGTGACCCAGCAAAACGAAGGCGAAAACGACTGGCCCGTGCTGCGCTACGCCGATGTGCTGCTCATGTACGCCGAAGCGCTTAACAACAACGGCAAAACCGCCGACGCTCTGGTGCAAGTAAACCGCATTCGGACGCGGGCCAAGCTAGCTGCCAAACCGGCCCTTTCGCAAGCCGATACGCAACTAGCCATCGAGCAAGAACGCCGCGTGGAGCTGTGCTTCGAAGGGCATCGCTGGCACGACCTCATCCGTTGGGGCAAGGACGTGTCCACAATGCAGGCCTTCAAAGCCAAGTACACGGCCCTCGACCCAGTCAACGCCAACTTGAGCCCCGCGCCCGAACGGCGTTTGTTTCCAATTCCAACCCGTGAGATTCAGCTCAACCCCAAGCTGACCCAAAACCCTGGTTATTGA
- a CDS encoding heparinase II/III domain-containing protein: MKKLLLLVLLVSTTLAHAQVTPRDILSRRYSVEAVRAALLPRGQWVPYPRTPAAWQQALPDSVRRRVVQAGEAAQSLAFAAIPATTMLDFVRNGNRSRYEQASFGKRSQLMTLVLAESVEGQGRFLDAIANGVWSICEESFWGVSAHLGGQKGGSGLPNVEDRIVDLFDAETAADLALTDYFVGEQLAKVSPLVRPRIYYETNLRLFQPLLAQPDRYEYLKKGTKVNNWNPWIMSNWLVATLLLEPDEARRSQMTRAALEGLDLYLNGLGEDGGCDEGPSYWFVAGGSVFDALEILHSASAGKIDVYREPLIRNMASYVYKMHIAGQYFVDFSDADPTMRPDGLMLYRFGQRLQDPTLMQFGRWAYSTFGTDALPSPTGQYRQEFNRQRRLDDLLTIKQIPSSKVSSFAGAPTVWFPDVQVMNARSQKGLFVATHGGHNAESHNHNDVGDFIVYVDGQPVIIDVGRGTYTAKTFSPKRYDIWFNTSQFHNLPIINGLGQLNGREFEARAVRETATKQASTLDLDIAKAYPASAGIQRWHRTVALNRKDETVRIEDDYVLSAAPTSLQQVFMTVCPVNTAEPGKVVFQSTNNQKVTLHYDPALWQASSEVVPLTAPEDATLGAKWDNRPIRRVLLTQTKPLASSRSVFTVSKQ; encoded by the coding sequence TTGAAAAAGTTACTGCTGCTCGTTTTACTGGTTAGCACCACCCTAGCTCATGCACAGGTGACGCCGCGTGATATCCTCAGCCGCCGTTACTCCGTGGAGGCAGTGCGGGCGGCGCTGCTGCCCCGTGGGCAATGGGTGCCGTACCCGCGCACGCCCGCCGCTTGGCAGCAGGCCCTCCCCGACTCGGTGCGCCGCCGCGTGGTGCAGGCGGGCGAAGCAGCGCAGAGCCTAGCTTTTGCCGCCATTCCGGCCACTACCATGCTCGATTTTGTGCGCAATGGCAACCGAAGCCGCTACGAACAAGCATCGTTTGGCAAGCGCAGCCAACTCATGACGTTAGTGTTAGCAGAATCGGTCGAAGGACAAGGCCGCTTTCTCGATGCCATCGCGAACGGCGTGTGGTCGATCTGTGAGGAGAGCTTTTGGGGCGTATCTGCCCACCTAGGTGGGCAAAAAGGAGGCAGCGGCCTGCCCAATGTGGAAGACCGAATTGTGGACTTGTTCGACGCCGAAACCGCAGCGGACCTAGCTCTTACCGACTACTTCGTGGGCGAGCAGCTAGCGAAGGTGTCGCCGTTGGTGCGGCCACGCATTTACTACGAAACCAACTTGCGCCTTTTCCAGCCGCTGCTGGCACAGCCTGACCGCTACGAGTACCTGAAAAAAGGCACGAAGGTCAACAACTGGAATCCTTGGATCATGTCGAACTGGCTGGTGGCGACGCTGCTGCTCGAACCAGACGAAGCCCGCCGCAGCCAGATGACGCGCGCAGCCCTAGAAGGCTTAGATCTGTACCTCAACGGTCTGGGCGAGGATGGCGGCTGCGATGAAGGACCTAGCTATTGGTTTGTGGCCGGCGGCAGCGTGTTTGATGCGCTGGAGATACTGCACAGCGCTTCGGCCGGCAAAATCGATGTGTACCGCGAGCCGCTGATTCGTAACATGGCTTCCTACGTGTACAAAATGCACATCGCCGGTCAGTACTTCGTGGATTTCTCTGACGCCGACCCCACCATGCGCCCCGATGGCTTGATGCTGTACCGCTTCGGGCAGCGCCTCCAAGATCCGACGCTCATGCAGTTTGGCCGTTGGGCCTACAGCACCTTCGGCACCGACGCACTGCCTAGCCCGACCGGCCAATACCGGCAGGAATTTAACCGGCAGCGCAGATTAGACGACCTGTTAACCATTAAGCAGATACCTAGCAGCAAGGTTAGCTCCTTTGCGGGCGCCCCTACGGTGTGGTTTCCGGATGTGCAGGTAATGAACGCCCGGTCGCAGAAGGGCCTGTTTGTGGCCACTCACGGTGGTCACAACGCCGAAAGCCACAACCACAACGACGTAGGCGACTTCATTGTGTACGTGGATGGTCAGCCGGTTATCATCGACGTGGGCCGCGGCACCTACACCGCAAAGACGTTCTCTCCTAAGCGCTACGACATTTGGTTTAATACGTCGCAGTTCCACAACTTACCCATCATCAATGGGCTAGGTCAGCTGAACGGCCGGGAATTCGAGGCGCGGGCCGTACGCGAAACAGCCACCAAGCAAGCCAGCACCTTAGACCTAGATATTGCCAAGGCCTACCCCGCTTCGGCTGGCATTCAGCGCTGGCACCGCACCGTAGCCCTGAACCGCAAGGATGAAACAGTTCGCATTGAAGACGACTATGTACTGAGCGCTGCCCCCACTTCTTTGCAACAGGTGTTTATGACGGTGTGCCCGGTAAATACGGCCGAGCCGGGCAAGGTTGTTTTCCAAAGTACTAACAACCAAAAGGTAACCTTACACTACGACCCCGCTCTGTGGCAAGCCAGCAGCGAAGTAGTGCCGCTCACTGCTCCCGAAGACGCGACCCTAGGTGCGAAGTGGGATAACCGCCCGATCCGCCGCGTGCTCCTCACCCAGACCAAGCCCTTAGCCAGCAGCCGGTCGGTTTTTACAGTTTCCAAGCAATAG